The Anguilla rostrata isolate EN2019 chromosome 2, ASM1855537v3, whole genome shotgun sequence genome contains the following window.
ATTATTTTAGTGATTGTCTGTGTCGCACTTCTGTTAGATAACATGCTGTACATGGTTATTGTGCCGATCATACCCGATTACCTTGCTGATCTCGAAAGCGAACAATCAGAACACGCCCATGTAGCTGTGCACTCAAATTCCTCAAGCAACTATACAAGCCCGGGTAAAGTATCCAGGGATAACTTAGATTTGCAAATCGGAGTTCTTTTTGCGTCGAAAGCCATTCTACAGCTTCTAGTTAACCCCTTGTCAGGAACATTCATAGATCGTGTCGGATACGACATTCCACTTTTGATTGGACTCACGGTCATGTTCTTCTCAACCTGCATATTTGCCTTTGCCGAAAACTATGCTACTCTGTTCGTGGCCCGCAGTCTGCAGGGTCTCGGGTCAGCTTTCGCAGATACTTCTGGAATTGCCATGATTGCTGACAAGTAcacagaggaagcagagaggagtCGAGCCCTCGGCATCGCATTGGCATTCATCTCGTTTGGAAGCCTAGTGGCGCCCCCATTTGGGGGCATTTTGTACGAATTTGCGGGTAAAAGTGTCCCGTTCATCGTGCTGGCATGCGTTTGCTTAGCAGACGGTATTTTGTTATTGACTGTAATTAAACCATTCTCCAATAGGACTAGAGAAAACATGCCCGTCGGCACCCCTATTTACAGGCTCATGATGGATCCCTATATCGTCGTGGTGGCCGGGGCGTTGACAGTGTGTAATATCCCCTTGGCCTTTCTGGAACCCACAATAGCCAACTGGATGGAAAGCACCATGAATGCATCGAAATGGGAAATGGGACTCACCTGGCTACCGGCCTTTTTCCCTCATGTTCTGGGCGTTTATATTACTGTGAAGTTAGCGGCCGAATACCCCAACTTGCAATGGTTTTATGGAGCTCTCGGTATGGTTATCATTGGCGCTAGTTCATGCACTGTACCAGCCTGCAAAAACTTTGGACAGTTAATCGCCCCACTGTGCGGCATCTGTTTCGGCATTGCTCTCGTGGACACTGCCCTTCTGCCCACACTCGCATTTCTGGTAGACGTGCGTCATGTCTCAGTATACGGCAGTGTCTATGCTATCGCTGACATCTCCTACTCTGTCGCTTATGCCATGGGACCAATCGTTGCAGGTCAGATTGTTCATAACCTCGGTTTTGTGCAACTCAATCTGGGCATGGGTCTCGTCAATGTACTGTACGCACCcgctctcctcctgctcagaAATGTGTGCCAAATGAAACCGTCCTATTCTGAGAGAAACGTTCTCCTGGAAGAGGGACCCCAGGGACTGTATGATACCATAAAGATGGAGGAGCGTAAAGCCAAGAAGAAGGGCTATAGTTCAACGGGTAACTGCATGGTTAGTGATGAGAATGGCATTGACACGTTCAGAGGACATTCGAGGTCATATTCTGAGGAGTCATCTGGGCCTGAATAtagttaaaatgaacaaaaactttACAACATACACACCCCTTTTGTGACTACAGGAACAGACAACCCACGAAAACAGTAGAGGTGCACTTGccatgtaatgtactgtaataatgCGCAACGTATTTACCAAACCACCTAATCATGATTGTGTGACCAGTTCTTTCCAGATTTGCTTTTCTTTTACGATTACGTAAAACAATTAAggacttttttttaacgtaTATGAACAAGTCTGTAGTGAAGCGTTCACTCATCTAGACGTATACTTGGAGTGTTGTGAAAGGTTAAAATTTACAGTTGAATATGTGTGCATAACTATTGTATAGCATTGTACAAAGGTACATCGATTAATGTActccaaaatatatttgcatatcTAGGGACTTAAATGCATAATACATGATGTATAGTGTTATCTGTTCGTACgcataaaacaatattattatttttctttaaactaTATGTTCTGTAACCAATCACGTGGTTTGCTGCTATTATTAACACACAACGTGAAATTGAAAACCTAGGATTAGAATAAATCGAGTTTTGACACCACTGTCTGTATtcagtctttatttatttggattatGTA
Protein-coding sequences here:
- the slc18a3a gene encoding probable vesicular acetylcholine transporter-A, whose protein sequence is MASEESTGLAKSAAVKLSEMGQRTKQLGTAMQDPNRQRRIILVIVCVALLLDNMLYMVIVPIIPDYLADLESEQSEHAHVAVHSNSSSNYTSPGKVSRDNLDLQIGVLFASKAILQLLVNPLSGTFIDRVGYDIPLLIGLTVMFFSTCIFAFAENYATLFVARSLQGLGSAFADTSGIAMIADKYTEEAERSRALGIALAFISFGSLVAPPFGGILYEFAGKSVPFIVLACVCLADGILLLTVIKPFSNRTRENMPVGTPIYRLMMDPYIVVVAGALTVCNIPLAFLEPTIANWMESTMNASKWEMGLTWLPAFFPHVLGVYITVKLAAEYPNLQWFYGALGMVIIGASSCTVPACKNFGQLIAPLCGICFGIALVDTALLPTLAFLVDVRHVSVYGSVYAIADISYSVAYAMGPIVAGQIVHNLGFVQLNLGMGLVNVLYAPALLLLRNVCQMKPSYSERNVLLEEGPQGLYDTIKMEERKAKKKGYSSTGNCMVSDENGIDTFRGHSRSYSEESSGPEYS